From the genome of Pirellulaceae bacterium:
CGGTCAACACAGGAATGAGATTGTGTGTCTGAAATATGTACCCAAGGTTGGCAGCTCTCCAATCAGCAAGCTGCGTGCGAGACAACTTGGTCACATCTGTCCCATCGACAGTAATTGTTCCCGCATCGGGCCGGTCAATTCCGCTCACCAAGTTAAGCAGCGTGCTTTTGCCGGTACCGCTGGGACCCATTAAGGAGATGAACTCGCCTTCCTCAATGTCCATGCTGATGTTGTCAAGTGGCGTGATGGTCTCTTCGCCCTTGCTAAAGCTCTTGCTTACACCACGAAGTTCTACGAGTGCCATCTATTTCATTCCTATAATTGGATCGTCGCTTGTTACATGCACCCTCGCACCATCTCGCAATCCATCTCTTCCTGAAGCGATCAACTTATCTGTAACTCGGAGACCTGATTTGATTGCGATGAGGTCATCGGCCGCTTTACCACCTAATTCCACCGTGCGTTTTCTCGCCGTTGAATTCTCATCAACTATCCATAGAAACGATTGTGAATCGCTGGCCTGCACGAAAGACTCTGGAACGAATATGCGCTCGGCCTCTCCCATTGAATCGGACGATACGTCGCTTTTCGGAGCCAGAAAAGCGGCTGTGACGAGCATCTCGGGGCTCACGGATAGTGGTGGGTTAAGCAACTCAACCTTGACCTCCAATGTATTTTTCTGAATGTTCGCCGAGCTGGTGATCTGCAGCACTTGACCGTGGATTACATCGGCAGAAGAGGCGGTCTCAATGTTGACTTGTTGGCCCGGTATGACCATCGGAACGTCCTCAAGTCGCACATCAACTCGCACCTGAAGTTTTTGTGGATCATACATTTCGACGACCGTACTTGAGCTTTGTCCAGCCGTAGTTTCGAGGCCCATGACTCGCGATCCAGGAGATGCGACCACTCTTAGAATGCGACCCTGCATCGGAGCGCGTACTGTGCTCCGCTCGAGGGCAAGTTCCGCTTGGCGTACTTGCAGCTTAGCTTCATTTCGATAAGCCTCCGCCGATTGAACCTTCGCTTCTGCTTCTTGCAGTTGCCGAGTTTCCTCTACCAGCAACTCCAATTGCCGTTCAAGAGCGTGAACGACTTCCTCGAGCGCACTGACCTCGCGTTCCAGATTAGGTTCGCGTTGTTTCAACTCTTGCAAGTTTGCTGTTGCCATCGCATGCTCGTTTTCGGCTTTCGCGATCGTGTTATCTGAGATCGCCCCCTTGGCTGATTGCTTTCCTGCCATACTTCCGAGCGTGTATTTAACGCTCGATTCGGCAGACTTGATAAGGAAGGGCAGTTTGGCTAACTCTGTTTTTGATTTCGTCAAATTGCTCATTGCATCGGCCAGTTGAATTCTCAAGTGCACGGGATTGTCGAAGCGAATGCGCGCTGCGGAAAGCTCCGCCTTCGCGCGATTAAGTTCACCCTCGCGGATTGCTAGAGCATTCTTCGCTTGCTCAAGTACCAATTCCGCATCGATGGAAACCAATCGTGCGATCGGCTCCCCTTTCTGCACTGTTTGCCCGCCTACGACCATTAGCTCCTCGATAACTCCGTGAGTCATCGCGGCTACGCTAATGGCGGTTGGACGAGGCTCGATCCAGCCTGGCGCTTGGAATAGCGTTGTACCTGCTTGCTGAAGCTCAGCTCGCTTTACAATCACCGGAACGACCGTCACTGAGCGGGCTGGCATGAAGCGAGAGCCCGCTGCAGCGAAAAGTAGCATCGCAAAGCCCAACAAAACGCCGACAGGTAATGCATACCGCGACAACCATCGCTTCTTGTGTTGAAGTGATGGCGCTTTGGTTGCGCTGATTGTCGGCGTACGATCTAGCGCCAGGCTACTAATATCTAGTTGTTCTTTTGCCATGATCATTTACCTGGCCGAACAAACACTTGGTTAGCGGCAATGGTAAGGTTGCCTTGTTCATCGCGTTTGGCTTTACCTTTGACAACCACCGTCGATAGTTCTTTGACCTTGAGTAGGTCGCGAGCACTTGACGCAACTGGTTTGCCTGTCTCGTCAACGAGTTTGATCGTGGCGATATTTTCCTTAACGGCTTCCGTCTGACAGCAATAGTCCCAAGGAGTTGGGCAACCTTCATCGTCCGCACAGTAAGGTACTTTCGGATCGACAATCGTGAATGCTGCCAGTCCTTCGACAAACGGCTTGCTTGATCCTCCAATTAGACCAACAAGGGTGACTTCTTGGCCGTCTTCGCTCTTTGCTCGCGCTTCACCTACGGGCATGGCTCCCGTGGGCTCGCT
Proteins encoded in this window:
- a CDS encoding efflux RND transporter periplasmic adaptor subunit, whose product is MAKEQLDISSLALDRTPTISATKAPSLQHKKRWLSRYALPVGVLLGFAMLLFAAAGSRFMPARSVTVVPVIVKRAELQQAGTTLFQAPGWIEPRPTAISVAAMTHGVIEELMVVGGQTVQKGEPIARLVSIDAELVLEQAKNALAIREGELNRAKAELSAARIRFDNPVHLRIQLADAMSNLTKSKTELAKLPFLIKSAESSVKYTLGSMAGKQSAKGAISDNTIAKAENEHAMATANLQELKQREPNLEREVSALEEVVHALERQLELLVEETRQLQEAEAKVQSAEAYRNEAKLQVRQAELALERSTVRAPMQGRILRVVASPGSRVMGLETTAGQSSSTVVEMYDPQKLQVRVDVRLEDVPMVIPGQQVNIETASSADVIHGQVLQITSSANIQKNTLEVKVELLNPPLSVSPEMLVTAAFLAPKSDVSSDSMGEAERIFVPESFVQASDSQSFLWIVDENSTARKRTVELGGKAADDLIAIKSGLRVTDKLIASGRDGLRDGARVHVTSDDPIIGMK